One genomic window of Streptomyces sp. NBC_01276 includes the following:
- a CDS encoding Txe/YoeB family addiction module toxin yields MRDVSFDPDAWEDFLFWLASDRRKAVRITRLIGEAQRTPFTGTGKPEPLKGDLSGYWSRRIDDEHRLVYRVDDKEVKILKARYHY; encoded by the coding sequence GTGAGGGACGTCAGCTTCGATCCCGACGCCTGGGAGGACTTCCTGTTCTGGCTGGCGTCCGACCGGAGGAAGGCCGTCAGGATCACGCGCCTGATCGGCGAGGCCCAGCGCACCCCGTTCACCGGAACCGGCAAGCCGGAACCCCTGAAGGGCGACCTGTCCGGCTACTGGTCCCGCCGCATCGATGACGAACACCGGCTCGTGTACCGCGTGGACGACAAGGAAGTGAAGATCCTCAAGGCGCGCTACCACTACTGA
- the smpB gene encoding SsrA-binding protein SmpB, whose translation MAKEKGRKLIAQNKKARHDYTIIDTYECGIVLTGTEVKSLRQGRASLVDGFVSVEGREVWMYNVHVPEYSQGTWTNHSARRKRKLLMHREEIDKLERKADESGHTVVPLALYFKDGRAKVEIALAKGKKEYDKRQTLREKQDTRETNRAISAIRRKQRGTV comes from the coding sequence ATGGCTAAGGAAAAAGGGCGCAAGCTGATCGCCCAGAACAAGAAGGCGCGGCACGACTACACGATCATCGACACCTACGAGTGCGGGATCGTGCTCACGGGCACCGAGGTCAAGTCCCTGCGCCAGGGCCGGGCCTCGCTGGTGGACGGCTTCGTGTCGGTCGAGGGCCGCGAGGTGTGGATGTACAACGTCCACGTGCCGGAGTACAGCCAGGGCACCTGGACCAACCACAGCGCGCGGCGCAAGCGCAAGCTCCTCATGCACCGGGAGGAGATCGACAAGCTGGAGCGCAAGGCGGACGAGTCGGGTCACACCGTCGTGCCGCTGGCCCTGTACTTCAAGGACGGCCGCGCGAAGGTGGAGATCGCGCTGGCGAAGGGCAAGAAGGAGTACGACAAGCGGCAGACCCTGCGGGAGAAGCAGGACACCCGCGAGACGAACCGCGCCATCTCGGCGATCCGGCGCAAGCAGCGGGGCACGGTTTAA
- the ftsX gene encoding permease-like cell division protein FtsX encodes MRAQFVMSEIGVGLRRNLTMTFAVIISVALSLALFGGSLLMRDQVSAMKGFWYDKVNVTVYLCTKNDAIDAAGAPAAAGAPAAGGGKPCSKGAVTPEQKQGIETELKKMALVQTVMYESSDEAYKHYKERFGHTALASVVTPDQMPDSFRVKLRNPEKYAVITSAFAGRDGVQSVADQSSELDNLFALLGTLNWAALGIMLIMLIVALLLIVNTVRVSAFSRRRETGIMRLVGASGFYIQVPFIMEAAVAGLIGAGLACGMLGAGQYFVIDHGIALRDKLQLINFIGWDAVLTKLPLVLVIGLLMPSLAAFVALRKYLKV; translated from the coding sequence ATGCGCGCCCAGTTCGTCATGTCGGAGATCGGCGTCGGCCTCCGCCGCAATCTCACCATGACCTTCGCGGTCATCATCTCCGTGGCCCTGTCGCTGGCCCTCTTCGGGGGCTCCCTCCTCATGCGCGACCAGGTCAGCGCGATGAAGGGGTTCTGGTACGACAAGGTCAACGTCACCGTCTACCTCTGCACCAAGAACGACGCCATCGACGCGGCGGGCGCCCCGGCCGCCGCCGGGGCGCCCGCCGCGGGCGGCGGCAAGCCCTGCTCCAAGGGGGCGGTGACCCCGGAGCAGAAGCAGGGCATCGAGACCGAGCTCAAGAAGATGGCACTCGTCCAGACCGTCATGTACGAGTCCTCGGACGAGGCCTACAAGCACTACAAGGAGCGCTTCGGGCACACGGCGCTCGCCTCGGTGGTCACCCCGGACCAGATGCCCGACTCCTTCCGGGTCAAGCTGCGCAACCCGGAGAAGTACGCGGTCATCACCTCGGCCTTCGCCGGCCGTGACGGGGTCCAGTCGGTCGCCGACCAGAGCAGCGAGCTCGACAACCTCTTCGCCCTGCTCGGCACCCTCAACTGGGCGGCGCTCGGCATCATGCTGATCATGCTGATCGTGGCCCTGCTGCTGATCGTCAACACGGTGCGCGTCTCGGCGTTCAGCCGTCGGCGGGAGACCGGCATCATGCGCCTGGTGGGCGCCTCCGGCTTCTACATCCAGGTGCCGTTCATCATGGAGGCGGCCGTCGCCGGCCTCATCGGCGCGGGCCTCGCCTGCGGCATGCTCGGCGCGGGCCAGTACTTCGTCATCGACCACGGCATCGCGCTCCGGGACAAGCTCCAGCTGATCAACTTCATCGGCTGGGACGCCGTCCTCACCAAGCTCCCCCTGGTCCTGGTGATCGGCCTCCTGATGCCCTCCCTGGCGGCCTTCGTCGCGCTGCGCAAGTACCTCAAGGTGTGA
- a CDS encoding type II toxin-antitoxin system Phd/YefM family antitoxin has protein sequence MPAVSATSARANLFNLIKEVAADHTVTRITSNAGDAILMSAEDYESWQETVYLLRSPANARRLMEAVARDKAGEAGITKTLEELESLGADAAGDE, from the coding sequence ATACCCGCCGTCTCGGCGACCTCCGCACGCGCCAACCTGTTCAACCTCATCAAGGAGGTGGCCGCCGACCACACCGTCACGCGCATCACCTCCAACGCGGGTGACGCCATCCTGATGTCCGCCGAGGACTACGAGTCCTGGCAGGAGACCGTCTATCTGCTCCGCTCCCCGGCCAACGCCCGCCGCCTGATGGAGGCCGTCGCTCGCGACAAGGCAGGCGAGGCCGGCATCACCAAGACCTTGGAGGAACTGGAGTCCCTCGGGGCCGACGCGGCCGGTGACGAGTGA
- a CDS encoding GNAT family N-acetyltransferase: MIIDGVEMRGVTVDDAAALAVVVARNREAMKPYEPFRREEFYTEAGQRARIEALLAERESGLTLPFLLVADGTPVGSINLGSIALGPLRSGGIGYWVDRDWHGKGLATAAVEEVCRIARDEVGLHRVEAGTLLDNVASQRVLAKTGFTEFGVAPRYLHINGAWRDHRLFQRLLHDDPPPK; encoded by the coding sequence ATGATCATTGACGGAGTGGAGATGAGGGGCGTCACGGTCGACGACGCCGCGGCGCTGGCCGTTGTGGTGGCCCGCAACCGGGAGGCCATGAAGCCCTACGAGCCCTTCCGGCGCGAGGAGTTCTACACGGAGGCCGGCCAGCGGGCCCGGATCGAGGCGCTGCTCGCGGAGCGCGAGTCCGGCCTCACCCTCCCGTTCCTGCTGGTCGCGGACGGGACCCCGGTCGGCTCGATCAACCTCGGCTCCATCGCTCTCGGCCCCCTGCGCAGCGGCGGCATCGGCTACTGGGTCGACCGCGACTGGCACGGCAAGGGCCTGGCCACCGCCGCCGTCGAGGAGGTCTGCCGGATCGCCCGCGACGAGGTCGGCCTGCACCGGGTCGAGGCCGGGACCCTGCTCGACAACGTCGCCTCCCAGCGGGTCCTGGCCAAGACGGGCTTCACCGAGTTCGGAGTCGCCCCCCGCTACCTCCACATCAACGGCGCCTGGCGCGACCACCGCCTCTTCCAGCGCCTCCTGCACGACGACCCGCCGCCGAAGTAA
- a CDS encoding S41 family peptidase, whose product MPGLPAFCLRPRDLRRGAVLTLLFLASVGAGAGSGSWAPKEADADRPLALTGTPLPAPRRSGTADREAVARAAAEAVAEGKSGKKAAQEVVSRSGDRWGTVYDRGEYAAFAEDLDGHWTGVGLWTGRHHDGVIEVERVQPDSPAARAGLRAGDRLLSVDGRAVTGLAVADVVALLRGEAGTPAVLGLSRDGAGLTETLRRERLRVEPVTVRRLADGITVIKVASFTRGSGERVRDAVRAAPPGAGVMLDLRGNPGGLVTEAVTAASAFLDGGLVATYDVRGSERALYAAPGGDTVRPLVALVDGGTMSAAELVTGALQDRGRAVTVGSRTFGKGSVQMPTELPDGSVAELTVGTYRTPGGRSLDGGGITPDLTAAGDGAEERARTVLGGTGVGP is encoded by the coding sequence ATGCCGGGTCTGCCCGCTTTCTGTCTCCGGCCCCGCGACCTGCGTCGCGGGGCCGTTCTGACGTTGCTCTTCCTCGCCTCCGTGGGCGCCGGGGCGGGTAGCGGGTCCTGGGCGCCGAAGGAAGCGGACGCCGACCGGCCGCTCGCCCTCACCGGTACTCCGTTACCCGCCCCGCGCCGGAGCGGGACCGCGGACCGGGAGGCCGTCGCGCGCGCCGCCGCCGAAGCCGTCGCCGAGGGCAAGTCCGGCAAGAAGGCCGCCCAGGAGGTGGTCAGCCGCAGCGGCGACCGCTGGGGCACCGTCTACGACCGGGGCGAGTACGCGGCCTTCGCCGAGGACCTCGACGGACACTGGACCGGGGTCGGCCTCTGGACCGGGCGCCACCACGACGGCGTGATCGAGGTCGAACGGGTCCAGCCCGACAGCCCCGCCGCCCGGGCCGGGCTGCGCGCCGGGGACCGGCTGCTGAGCGTGGACGGCCGTGCCGTGACCGGGCTCGCCGTGGCCGACGTGGTGGCGCTGCTGCGCGGCGAGGCCGGCACCCCGGCGGTGCTCGGCCTCAGCCGGGACGGCGCAGGCCTCACCGAGACCCTCCGTCGGGAGCGGCTGCGCGTCGAACCGGTGACCGTGCGCAGGCTCGCGGACGGCATCACCGTGATCAAGGTGGCCTCCTTCACCCGGGGTTCGGGGGAGCGGGTGCGCGACGCCGTCCGCGCGGCCCCGCCCGGCGCCGGGGTGATGCTGGACCTGCGCGGCAACCCGGGCGGTCTGGTCACGGAGGCGGTGACGGCGGCCTCCGCGTTCCTGGACGGCGGGCTCGTGGCGACGTATGACGTACGGGGCTCCGAGCGCGCTCTGTACGCCGCCCCGGGCGGGGACACGGTCCGCCCCCTGGTGGCCCTGGTCGACGGCGGCACGATGAGTGCGGCCGAGCTGGTCACGGGCGCCCTCCAGGACCGGGGCCGGGCCGTCACCGTCGGCTCCCGGACCTTCGGCAAGGGCTCGGTGCAGATGCCCACCGAGCTCCCGGACGGCTCGGTGGCGGAGCTGACGGTGGGCACGTACCGCACCCCGGGCGGCCGCAGCCTCGACGGCGGGGGCATCACCCCCGACCTGACGGCGGCGGGGGACGGCGCGGAGGAGCGGGCGCGGACGGTATTGGGTGGCACCGGGGTGGGTCCGTAG
- a CDS encoding MFS transporter: MPQRTPLMAVTGSTLVLAAPASSPAPARPASARAGGPYARLFALPGTRGFTAGNLLARLPMGMFGISAVMMIAGQRGSYALAGAVTATGLAATAVVAPWTARLVDRHGQARIAVPATVIAVLGSLCLIVCVRTGAPTWTLFASYAATATTPNIGGLSRARWTHLLPREAHHTAMSFEQAADELCYMLGPVLAALLCTSAFPEAGTLTGAVLLLTGMLVFTAHRATEPPPAGRRSVRGPSPVRALFPLLALFLATGVVFGSMEVTSVAHLTGRGLGAWSGPVLALQAAGSCAAGLLYGTLRPRSLRACLAGLACAMALPWAAAATGSLTLLAGALLLAGTATAPVMVTAMSRVHALTPEGRLNEGMTLAVTAILAGIAAGSAAAGLAVDHLGTTTAYALPAAAALFALSVRPPSDRTRVVLTAGPRAPR, translated from the coding sequence ATGCCGCAGAGAACCCCGCTGATGGCCGTGACCGGCAGCACCCTGGTCCTGGCCGCCCCCGCTTCCTCCCCCGCACCCGCCCGCCCCGCCTCCGCCCGCGCGGGCGGCCCGTACGCCCGTCTCTTCGCCCTCCCCGGCACCCGCGGCTTCACGGCCGGGAACCTCCTCGCCCGTCTCCCCATGGGGATGTTCGGGATCAGCGCGGTCATGATGATCGCCGGACAGCGCGGCTCGTACGCCCTCGCCGGCGCGGTCACCGCGACCGGACTGGCCGCCACCGCCGTGGTCGCGCCGTGGACGGCCCGGCTGGTCGACCGCCACGGCCAGGCCCGGATCGCGGTGCCGGCGACCGTGATCGCGGTCCTCGGCTCGCTCTGCCTGATCGTGTGCGTGCGGACCGGAGCCCCCACCTGGACGCTGTTCGCCTCCTACGCGGCCACCGCGACGACCCCCAACATCGGCGGTCTGTCCCGGGCCCGCTGGACGCATCTGCTGCCCCGGGAGGCGCACCACACGGCGATGTCCTTCGAGCAGGCGGCCGACGAGCTCTGCTACATGCTGGGCCCGGTCCTCGCGGCCCTGCTCTGCACCTCCGCCTTCCCCGAGGCCGGCACCCTCACCGGGGCGGTGCTGCTCCTCACCGGCATGCTCGTCTTCACCGCGCACCGCGCCACGGAGCCCCCGCCGGCCGGGCGCAGGTCCGTCCGCGGGCCCTCTCCGGTGCGCGCGCTGTTCCCGCTGCTCGCCCTGTTCCTCGCCACCGGGGTGGTGTTCGGGTCGATGGAGGTCACCTCGGTCGCCCACCTCACCGGGCGGGGGCTCGGCGCCTGGAGCGGCCCGGTGCTGGCGCTCCAGGCGGCCGGCTCCTGCGCGGCCGGACTGCTCTACGGGACCCTGCGGCCCCGGAGCCTGCGGGCCTGCCTGGCCGGGCTGGCCTGCGCGATGGCGCTGCCCTGGGCCGCGGCGGCCACGGGTTCGCTGACGCTGCTGGCCGGGGCCCTGCTGCTGGCGGGGACGGCCACGGCCCCGGTGATGGTGACGGCCATGTCCCGCGTGCACGCCCTGACGCCCGAGGGCCGCCTCAACGAGGGCATGACCCTCGCGGTCACGGCGATCCTGGCGGGCATCGCCGCCGGGTCCGCCGCGGCCGGTCTGGCCGTCGACCACCTGGGGACCACGACCGCGTACGCCCTCCCGGCCGCTGCCGCCCTGTTCGCCCTGTCCGTCCGGCCCCCGAGTGACCGTACCCGCGTGGTACTCACGGCCGGCCCGCGCGCCCCGCGATGA
- the ftsE gene encoding cell division ATP-binding protein FtsE — protein sequence MIRFDNVSKSYPKQNRPALRDVSLDIAKGEFVFLVGSSGSGKSTFLRLVLREERASHGQVHVLGKDLAKLSNWKVPHMRRQLGTVFQDFRLLPNKTVAENVAFAQEVIGKPRGEIRKAVPQVLELVGLGGKEGRMPGELSGGEQQRVAIARAFVNRPALLIADEPTGNLDPQTSVGIMKLLDRINRTGTTVIMATHDQQIVDQMRKRVIELEQGRLVRDQSRGVYGYQH from the coding sequence GTGATCCGATTCGACAACGTCTCCAAGTCCTACCCGAAGCAGAACCGTCCCGCACTCAGAGACGTCTCCCTGGACATCGCCAAGGGCGAGTTCGTCTTCCTGGTCGGCTCCTCCGGCTCCGGCAAGTCCACGTTCCTGCGGCTGGTGCTGCGCGAGGAGCGGGCGAGCCACGGTCAGGTGCACGTCCTGGGCAAGGACCTCGCCAAGCTCTCCAACTGGAAGGTCCCGCACATGCGGCGCCAGCTGGGGACCGTCTTCCAGGACTTCCGCCTCCTGCCCAACAAGACGGTGGCCGAGAACGTCGCCTTCGCGCAGGAGGTGATCGGCAAACCGCGCGGCGAGATCCGCAAGGCCGTCCCGCAGGTGCTGGAGCTGGTCGGCCTCGGCGGCAAGGAGGGGCGGATGCCGGGCGAGCTCTCCGGCGGCGAGCAGCAGCGCGTCGCCATCGCCCGCGCCTTCGTCAACCGGCCCGCCCTGCTGATCGCGGACGAGCCGACGGGCAACCTCGACCCGCAGACCTCCGTCGGGATCATGAAGCTGCTGGACCGGATCAACCGCACCGGCACCACCGTGATCATGGCGACGCACGACCAGCAGATCGTCGACCAGATGCGCAAGCGCGTCATCGAACTCGAACAGGGCCGACTCGTGCGCGACCAGTCGCGCGGCGTCTACGGCTACCAGCACTGA
- a CDS encoding nitrate/nitrite transporter → MTRTTAPRERGRWIQRWDPEDETFWRESGERIARRNLLYSVFSEHIGFSIWSLWSVMVLFMGPGYGIDPAGKFFLIATATCVGALVRIPYTFAVARFGGRNWTVVSALLLLVPTVAALVVMEPGTPYWTFLAVAALTGVGGGNFASSMTNINAFFPLRKKGWALGLNAGGGNIGVPVVQLAALLVIATAGAGHPRLLLAAYLPLIVAAAVLALVRMDNLAPVRADAGAVREAARQPHTWIMAFLYVGTFGSFIGYGFAFGLVLQTQFGRTPLQAASMTFLGPLLGSLSRPVGGALADRFGGARITLAAFVAMAAATGVVVLASVRESLPVFLTGFVALFALSGAGNGSTYKMIPGIFHAKALARGLEGEEAAAYGRRISGAAMGLIGAVGALGGLGINLVFRQAFQDSGSGTAAFVTFLAFYAACCAVTWSVYLRRPRQRPTAAPGAPGAPGTTAKAQLTSV, encoded by the coding sequence ATGACCCGTACCACCGCACCACGCGAGAGGGGCCGCTGGATCCAGCGGTGGGACCCCGAGGACGAGACGTTCTGGCGGGAATCGGGCGAGCGGATCGCCCGCCGCAACCTCCTCTACTCCGTGTTCTCCGAACACATCGGCTTCTCCATCTGGTCCCTGTGGTCGGTGATGGTGCTCTTCATGGGCCCCGGCTACGGGATCGACCCGGCCGGCAAGTTCTTCCTCATCGCCACCGCCACCTGCGTCGGCGCCCTGGTCCGGATCCCCTACACCTTCGCCGTCGCCCGCTTCGGCGGCCGCAACTGGACCGTCGTCAGCGCCCTGCTGCTGCTCGTGCCGACGGTGGCCGCGCTGGTGGTCATGGAGCCCGGAACCCCGTACTGGACCTTCCTGGCCGTGGCCGCGCTGACCGGCGTCGGCGGCGGCAACTTCGCCTCCTCGATGACCAACATCAACGCCTTCTTCCCCCTCCGCAAGAAGGGCTGGGCCCTCGGCCTCAACGCGGGCGGCGGGAACATCGGCGTCCCCGTCGTCCAGCTCGCCGCGCTGCTCGTCATCGCCACCGCCGGGGCCGGGCACCCGCGCCTGCTGCTCGCCGCCTACCTCCCCCTGATCGTGGCCGCGGCCGTGCTGGCCCTCGTCCGCATGGACAACCTGGCACCCGTGCGCGCCGACGCGGGCGCCGTACGGGAGGCGGCCCGCCAGCCCCACACCTGGATCATGGCCTTCCTCTACGTCGGCACCTTCGGCTCCTTCATCGGCTACGGCTTCGCCTTCGGGCTGGTCCTGCAGACCCAGTTCGGGCGCACCCCGCTCCAGGCCGCCTCGATGACCTTCCTCGGCCCGCTCCTCGGCTCCCTGTCCCGGCCCGTGGGCGGGGCGCTCGCGGACCGGTTCGGCGGGGCGCGGATCACCCTGGCCGCCTTCGTGGCGATGGCCGCGGCCACCGGGGTGGTCGTCCTGGCCTCCGTACGCGAATCCCTGCCCGTGTTCCTGACCGGCTTCGTCGCCCTCTTCGCGCTCAGCGGGGCCGGCAACGGCTCCACCTACAAGATGATCCCGGGGATCTTCCACGCCAAGGCCCTGGCGCGGGGCCTGGAGGGCGAGGAGGCGGCCGCGTACGGGCGGCGGATCTCCGGGGCCGCCATGGGCCTGATCGGCGCCGTGGGGGCCCTCGGCGGGCTCGGCATCAACCTGGTGTTCCGCCAGGCCTTCCAGGACTCCGGCTCCGGAACGGCCGCCTTCGTCACCTTCCTCGCCTTCTACGCGGCGTGCTGCGCCGTCACCTGGTCCGTATACCTCCGCCGGCCGCGGCAGCGCCCCACGGCCGCCCCCGGAGCCCCGGGAGCCCCCGGAACCACCGCGAAGGCGCAGCTCACCTCCGTGTGA
- a CDS encoding uroporphyrinogen-III synthase, with protein sequence MDEATHGPLAGFTVGVTAARRADDLIALLRRRGASVVHAPALRIVPLADDGELMAATKELIDCPPDAVVATTAIGFRGWIEAADGWGIGEGLLERLRTAELLARGPKVKGAVRAAGLVEDWSPGSESLAEVLDRLLAGGVAGRRIALQLHGEPLPGFVEALRAGGAEVVPVPVYRWMPPQDLAPLDRLLDAVAVGALDAVSFTSAPAAVSLLSRAGERGLREAVVEALRGPVLSACVGPVTALPLQAEGIPTVAPERFRLGPLVQLLCQELPGRARVLPVGGRRLEIRGRAVLVDGALRPVPPAGMALLTALARRPGWVVSRAELLRTLPGAGRDEHAVETAMARLRAALGAPKLIQTVVKRGYRLALDAGECGGGASVR encoded by the coding sequence ATGGACGAAGCAACGCACGGCCCCCTGGCGGGCTTCACCGTCGGCGTGACCGCCGCCCGGCGCGCCGACGACCTGATCGCCCTGCTGCGCCGGCGCGGCGCGAGCGTGGTGCACGCACCCGCGCTGCGGATCGTTCCCCTCGCCGACGACGGCGAGCTGATGGCCGCCACCAAGGAACTCATCGACTGCCCCCCGGACGCGGTCGTCGCGACCACCGCCATCGGCTTCCGGGGCTGGATCGAGGCCGCCGACGGATGGGGGATCGGCGAAGGGCTGCTGGAGCGGCTGCGCACCGCCGAACTGCTGGCGCGCGGGCCCAAGGTGAAGGGGGCCGTACGGGCCGCGGGGCTGGTGGAGGACTGGTCGCCGGGGTCGGAGTCCCTCGCGGAGGTGCTGGACCGGCTGCTGGCCGGCGGGGTCGCCGGACGGCGGATCGCGCTGCAGTTGCACGGGGAGCCGCTGCCCGGGTTCGTGGAGGCGCTGCGCGCGGGCGGGGCCGAGGTGGTGCCGGTGCCCGTATACCGGTGGATGCCGCCGCAGGACCTGGCGCCGCTGGACCGGCTGCTGGACGCGGTCGCCGTCGGGGCGCTGGACGCCGTCAGCTTCACCTCGGCGCCCGCCGCCGTCTCGCTGCTGTCCCGCGCCGGGGAACGGGGGCTGCGGGAGGCCGTGGTGGAGGCGCTGCGCGGGCCGGTGCTCAGCGCCTGCGTCGGGCCCGTGACGGCGCTGCCTCTCCAGGCCGAGGGGATCCCCACCGTGGCGCCGGAGCGGTTCCGGCTCGGGCCGCTGGTGCAGCTGCTCTGCCAGGAACTGCCCGGCCGGGCACGGGTGTTGCCGGTCGGGGGCCGCCGGCTGGAGATCCGGGGCCGGGCGGTGCTCGTCGACGGCGCGCTGCGGCCGGTGCCGCCCGCCGGGATGGCGCTGCTGACGGCCCTGGCCCGGCGTCCGGGGTGGGTGGTGTCACGGGCCGAACTGCTGCGGACGCTGCCGGGGGCGGGGCGCGACGAGCACGCCGTGGAGACCGCGATGGCCCGGCTGCGGGCGGCGCTGGGGGCGCCGAAGCTGATCCAGACGGTGGTCAAGCGGGGGTACCGGCTGGCGCTGGACGCCGGGGAGTGCGGAGGCGGCGCTTCCGTCCGCTGA
- the prfB gene encoding peptide chain release factor 2, translating to MAVVDVSEELKSLSSTMGSIEAVLDLDKLRADIAVLEEQAAAPSLWDDPDAAQKITSKLSHLQAEVRKTETLRGRIDDLAVLFELAQEMDDADTLAEAEVELVSVRKALDEMEVRTLLSGEYAEREALVNIRAEAGGVDASDFAERLQRMYLRWAERHGYSTEIYETSYAEEAGIKSTTFVVKAPYAYGTLSVEQGTHRLVRISPFDNQGRRQTSFAGVEVLPVVETSDHVEIDETELRVDVYRASGPGGQGVNTTDSAVRITHLPTGIVVSCQNERSQIQNKASAMNVLQAKLLERRRQEEQAKMDALKDGGSSWGNQMRSYVLHPYQMVKDLRTEFEVGNPQAVLDGEIDGFLEAGIRWRKQQEQSA from the coding sequence GTGGCAGTCGTCGATGTTTCCGAAGAGCTGAAGTCCCTCTCCTCGACCATGGGGTCGATCGAGGCCGTCCTGGACCTCGACAAGCTGAGGGCAGATATCGCCGTGCTCGAGGAGCAGGCCGCCGCGCCGTCCCTGTGGGACGACCCGGACGCCGCCCAGAAGATCACGAGCAAGCTTTCGCACCTCCAGGCGGAGGTGCGCAAGACCGAGACCCTGCGCGGCCGCATCGACGACCTCGCGGTGCTGTTCGAGCTCGCCCAGGAGATGGACGACGCGGACACCCTCGCCGAGGCCGAGGTCGAGCTCGTCTCCGTCCGCAAGGCGCTGGACGAGATGGAGGTCCGCACCCTTCTCTCCGGCGAGTACGCCGAACGCGAGGCGCTGGTCAACATCCGTGCCGAGGCCGGCGGCGTCGACGCCTCCGACTTCGCCGAGCGCCTCCAGCGCATGTACCTGCGCTGGGCCGAGCGGCACGGCTACTCCACCGAGATCTACGAGACCTCGTACGCGGAAGAGGCCGGCATCAAGTCGACCACCTTCGTCGTCAAGGCCCCGTACGCCTACGGCACCCTTTCCGTCGAGCAGGGCACGCACCGCCTCGTGCGCATCTCGCCCTTCGACAACCAGGGCCGCCGCCAGACCTCCTTCGCGGGCGTCGAGGTGCTCCCGGTCGTCGAGACCAGCGACCACGTCGAGATCGACGAGACCGAGCTGCGCGTGGACGTGTACCGCGCCTCCGGCCCCGGCGGCCAGGGCGTCAACACGACCGACTCGGCCGTGCGCATCACGCACCTCCCGACCGGCATCGTCGTCTCCTGCCAGAACGAGCGTTCGCAGATCCAGAACAAGGCCAGCGCGATGAACGTGCTCCAGGCCAAGCTGCTGGAGCGCCGCCGTCAGGAGGAGCAGGCCAAGATGGACGCCCTCAAGGACGGCGGCAGCTCCTGGGGCAACCAGATGCGCTCCTACGTCCTGCACCCGTACCAGATGGTCAAGGACCTGCGCACGGAGTTCGAGGTCGGCAACCCGCAGGCGGTCCTCGACGGCGAGATCGACGGCTTCCTGGAGGCCGGCATCCGCTGGCGCAAGCAGCAGGAGCAGAGCGCGTAA
- a CDS encoding LysR family transcriptional regulator encodes MNSRDVDPRLLRGFLAVAEELHFSRAAARLYVAQQALSRDVRRLEQVLGSALFVRTTRAVELTLDGERLLPHAREVLRAHEELAAAFAGPPRALLVDVNTDGPGTGRRVLEHARELAPGCELMARFESGLTHAAAEIAAGRLDVSFGYAAGLAPALRSRLAHRPVRYEPLAVLLPEDHALAARAEVPLAALAGESVYAGAGNPRTLEWTGLARELFAGRGIALAPPAPVAVGKEEFGRVMAKTRTPVLATVDFAELPGCVKRPLVDPVPLSPLALVWRRDLRHPGLDALQRAADGLAAAHGWLEVPPGSWLPAALTPGAAPG; translated from the coding sequence GTGAACTCCCGTGACGTCGACCCCCGGCTGCTGCGCGGCTTCCTCGCCGTGGCCGAGGAGCTGCACTTCTCCCGCGCCGCCGCCCGGCTCTACGTCGCCCAGCAGGCCCTGAGCCGCGATGTGCGCCGCCTCGAACAGGTACTGGGCTCCGCGCTGTTCGTCCGCACCACCCGGGCGGTGGAACTCACCCTCGACGGGGAGCGGCTGCTGCCCCACGCCCGCGAGGTGCTGCGCGCCCACGAGGAACTGGCCGCGGCCTTCGCCGGTCCGCCCCGGGCCCTGCTCGTCGACGTGAACACCGACGGGCCCGGCACCGGCCGGCGGGTCCTGGAGCACGCCCGCGAACTCGCCCCCGGCTGCGAGCTGATGGCCCGCTTCGAGAGCGGGCTCACCCATGCCGCCGCCGAGATCGCCGCCGGCCGGCTCGACGTCTCCTTCGGGTACGCGGCCGGGCTGGCCCCCGCGCTGCGGTCCCGGCTCGCCCACCGGCCCGTCCGCTACGAACCGCTCGCCGTACTGCTGCCCGAGGACCACGCCCTGGCCGCCCGCGCCGAGGTGCCGCTGGCCGCGCTGGCCGGGGAGAGCGTGTACGCGGGCGCCGGGAACCCGCGGACCCTGGAGTGGACCGGGCTGGCCCGCGAGCTGTTCGCCGGGCGGGGCATCGCGCTGGCGCCGCCCGCGCCGGTGGCGGTGGGCAAGGAGGAGTTCGGGAGGGTGATGGCCAAGACCCGCACCCCGGTCCTGGCGACCGTGGACTTCGCCGAACTGCCCGGCTGCGTGAAACGGCCCCTGGTGGACCCCGTACCGCTCTCCCCGCTCGCCCTGGTGTGGCGCAGGGACCTGCGCCATCCCGGCCTGGACGCCCTCCAGCGGGCGGCCGACGGCCTGGCGGCCGCGCACGGCTGGCTGGAAGTCCCCCCGGGCAGCTGGCTCCCGGCGGCGCTCACACCGGGCGCCGCCCCCGGGTGA